Proteins from a single region of Schistocerca gregaria isolate iqSchGreg1 chromosome 3, iqSchGreg1.2, whole genome shotgun sequence:
- the LOC126355556 gene encoding cuticle protein 18.7-like isoform X2, whose product MKVLVVMSAIFAVALAKPGYLGAARAIAAAPAIAAAPALAYGAAPALAYSAAPAVVAAPIHAGYAAYGPANIVLGADGVPLDTPEVAASKAAHLNAVAETRVRDAIVNSAAVVAAAPAITAPAIAAAAPAVIDARTVAAHAIAAPALRYAAAAPAVAYSAVHPGYAAYGPANIVIGPNGVPLDTPEVAAGKVADAVAHLEAKARNGLIL is encoded by the exons atgaAGGTCCTG GTCGTCATGAGCGCTATCTTCGCCGTGGCTCTGGCAAAGCCCGGCTACCTGGGAGCCGCCCGCGCCATTGCCGCCGCCCCCGctatcgccgccgcccccgcactgGCCTACGGTGCTGCTCCCGCACTGGCCTACAGCGCTGCCCCCGCCGTGGTCGCCGCCCCCATCCACGCCGGATACGCCGCCTACGGCCCTGCCAACATCGTGCTCGGAGCCGACGGCGTCCCCCTGGACACCCCTGAGGTGGCCGCCTCCAAGGCAGCCCACCTGAACGCCGTGGCTGAGACGCGCGTGCGCGACGCCATTGTGAACAGCGCCGCCGTCGtagccgccgcccccgccatcaCCGCCCCCGCtatcgccgccgccgcccccgccgtcatCGACGCCAGGACCGTCGCCGCCCACGCCATCGCCGCCCCGGCCCTCCGCTATGCTGCTGCCGCCCCCGCTGTGGCCTACTCTGCCGTCCACCCTGGATACGCTGCCTACGGACCTGCCAACATTGTGATCGGTCCCAACGGCGTTCCTCTGGATACCCCTGAGGTAGCTGCTGGAAAGGTGGCCGACGCCGTCGCCCACCTGGAGGCTAAGGCTCGCAACGGTCTGATCCTCTGA